Proteins from a genomic interval of Geodermatophilus obscurus DSM 43160:
- a CDS encoding acyl-CoA dehydrogenase family protein, whose amino-acid sequence MRLQLSPELEAFREEMRTFFTTQVPQEIRNTVAAHRHVTKEQYVQSQRVLNAAGLAVPHWPVEWGGKDWSPLQRHIWREELQLACVPEPLAFNTSMIGPVIAAFGNQEQKERFLPRTANLDIWWCQGFSEPDAGSDLASLRTTAVRDGDDWVVNGQKTWTTLGQHADWIFCLVRTDPTAEKKQRGISLLVFPMDTPGVTLRPIELIDGGFEVNEVFFEDVRVPAENLIGEENRGWDYAKFLLGNERVGIARIGSTKRMLAQAKAHAREVTVGGRPLLEDPRTAARIAELENELLALELTALRVVANSADGKPHPASSVLKLRGSELQQAATELVVDIAGPLSLSSFADGGSEVPDWARVATPHYLNYRKVSIYGGSNEVQRTIIAGTILGL is encoded by the coding sequence ATGCGGTTGCAACTGTCCCCGGAGTTGGAGGCCTTCCGGGAGGAGATGCGGACGTTCTTCACCACCCAGGTGCCCCAGGAGATCCGGAACACCGTCGCGGCTCACCGGCACGTGACCAAGGAGCAGTACGTCCAGAGCCAGCGGGTGCTCAACGCGGCCGGTCTCGCGGTGCCGCACTGGCCGGTGGAGTGGGGTGGCAAGGACTGGTCGCCGCTGCAGCGCCACATCTGGCGCGAGGAGCTGCAGCTGGCCTGCGTCCCCGAGCCGCTGGCCTTCAACACCAGCATGATCGGCCCGGTCATCGCGGCGTTCGGCAACCAGGAGCAGAAGGAGCGCTTCCTGCCGAGGACGGCGAACCTCGACATCTGGTGGTGCCAGGGCTTCTCCGAGCCCGACGCCGGTTCCGACCTCGCCAGCCTGCGCACCACCGCGGTGCGCGACGGCGACGACTGGGTCGTCAACGGCCAGAAGACCTGGACGACGCTCGGCCAGCACGCCGACTGGATCTTCTGCCTGGTCCGCACCGACCCGACCGCGGAGAAGAAGCAGCGCGGCATCTCGCTGCTGGTGTTCCCGATGGACACCCCCGGGGTCACCCTGCGGCCCATCGAGCTCATCGACGGCGGCTTCGAGGTCAACGAGGTCTTCTTCGAGGACGTCCGCGTGCCGGCGGAGAACCTCATCGGCGAGGAGAACCGCGGCTGGGACTACGCCAAGTTCCTGCTCGGCAACGAGCGGGTCGGCATCGCCCGCATCGGCTCCACCAAGCGCATGCTGGCCCAGGCCAAGGCCCACGCGCGGGAGGTCACCGTCGGCGGCCGCCCACTGCTGGAGGACCCCCGCACGGCAGCGCGCATCGCCGAGCTGGAGAACGAGCTGCTCGCCCTCGAGCTCACCGCGCTGCGCGTGGTCGCCAACTCCGCCGACGGCAAGCCGCACCCGGCCTCGTCGGTGCTCAAGCTCCGCGGCTCGGAGCTGCAGCAGGCCGCCACCGAGCTGGTCGTCGACATCGCCGGCCCGCTCTCGCTGTCCTCGTTCGCCGACGGCGGCTCCGAGGTCCCGGACTGGGCGCGCGTCGCGACGCCGCACTACCTGAACTACCGCAAGGTCTCCATCTACGGAGGCTCCAACGAGGTGCAGCGCACCATCATCGCCGGCACGATCCTGGGGCTCTGA
- a CDS encoding zf-TFIIB domain-containing protein: MELTCPKCQGPMRSYERNGVHVDQCTECRGIFLDRGELERLVDAETAWHGGGRPPSGAPSTSSAGGHGHGPAGQGSAGHGSGGYGSGGLGAVVGEVLNQVQKQQHSSGHRHSSKRKQSFLGELFG, encoded by the coding sequence ATGGAGCTGACCTGTCCCAAGTGCCAGGGGCCGATGCGCAGCTACGAGCGCAACGGCGTGCACGTCGACCAGTGCACGGAGTGCCGCGGCATCTTCCTCGACCGCGGTGAGCTGGAGCGGCTGGTCGACGCCGAGACCGCGTGGCACGGTGGCGGCCGGCCCCCGTCGGGGGCGCCGTCGACGTCCTCCGCCGGTGGGCACGGGCACGGCCCGGCAGGACAGGGCTCCGCCGGGCACGGCTCGGGTGGGTACGGGTCGGGCGGGCTCGGCGCGGTCGTCGGCGAGGTGCTCAACCAGGTGCAGAAGCAGCAGCACTCGTCCGGGCACCGGCACTCGTCCAAGCGCAAGCAGTCGTTCCTGGGAGAGCTGTTCGGCTGA
- a CDS encoding GGDEF domain-containing protein gives MRPPPVLRPRDEVFGARALAAMFLGSALLLVTYVLVQPEPLPEGGTAIAAGLLAGLVVCGVTLVTVPGAVLTRLCMWVVLPVVGLGVISTVAVSMPERLDLAHPLFGLVILYTASQLRAPVAAVVTALTIGCDVTVLALVEPPAEALVDAVFIGMVHAATAGLLVLVKNRVERLMSALERQAAVDGLTGLVTRRVLDDALSSALSASSTPEGTALVLVDVDTFKNINDLHGHPVGDDALVHLAGVLRRHVRSQDAVLGRLGGDELAVLLPGCWAATAAERAEHLVTAVRATPLQLADGTLLALSVSVGIAHAPQHATELRTLYAAADGALYEAKRTGRDRAVLAS, from the coding sequence GTGAGACCGCCCCCGGTACTGCGTCCCCGTGATGAGGTGTTCGGCGCCCGCGCCCTGGCAGCGATGTTCCTCGGCTCCGCCCTGCTGCTGGTCACGTACGTGCTGGTGCAGCCCGAGCCGCTGCCCGAGGGTGGCACGGCGATCGCGGCCGGGCTGCTCGCCGGGCTGGTCGTCTGCGGCGTCACGCTCGTCACCGTTCCGGGGGCCGTGCTGACGCGGCTGTGCATGTGGGTGGTGCTGCCGGTCGTGGGGCTCGGCGTCATCAGCACCGTGGCGGTGTCCATGCCCGAGCGGCTCGATCTGGCCCACCCGCTCTTCGGGCTCGTCATCCTCTACACCGCCTCCCAGTTGCGTGCGCCGGTCGCCGCCGTGGTCACCGCCCTCACCATCGGGTGCGACGTCACGGTCCTGGCGCTGGTCGAGCCGCCGGCGGAGGCGCTGGTCGACGCCGTCTTCATCGGCATGGTCCATGCCGCCACCGCCGGACTCCTCGTCCTGGTCAAGAACCGGGTCGAACGGTTGATGAGCGCCCTGGAGCGGCAGGCCGCCGTGGACGGGCTCACCGGTCTGGTGACCCGGCGGGTGCTCGACGACGCCCTGTCCAGTGCCCTGTCCGCGTCCTCCACCCCCGAGGGGACGGCACTGGTACTGGTCGACGTGGACACCTTCAAGAACATCAACGACCTCCACGGCCACCCCGTGGGCGACGACGCGCTGGTGCACCTGGCCGGCGTGCTGCGCCGCCACGTGCGCTCCCAGGACGCCGTGCTGGGGCGCCTCGGTGGCGACGAACTCGCCGTGCTGCTGCCCGGCTGCTGGGCTGCGACCGCCGCCGAACGAGCCGAGCACCTGGTCACCGCTGTCCGGGCCACCCCGCTGCAGCTAGCCGACGGCACGCTGCTGGCGTTGTCGGTGAGCGTGGGCATCGCACACGCCCCGCAGCACGCCACCGAGCTGCGCACTCTCTACGCCGCCGCTGACGGCGCGCTCTACGAGGCCAAGCGCACCGGCCGCGACCGCGCCGTCCTCGCCTCCTGA